The following nucleotide sequence is from Deltaproteobacteria bacterium.
ACTGGTTACCGAACCAGCGTAGTCGAAATCGCTGTCGCTGCCGTTGCCCGGACTTTGAATGAACACCACGGACTGGGCTTCCTTGCCGTCCGAAGGTCTTTGAATGGCGCCTTTTTGGGCTATCGCCTCGAACTGCGCATTGGTCACGACGTCCGGCAATTCCCCGTATCCCAGGTGGGAATACTCGCCGGCTTTGGGCTCGTAAGGTCGCCACCCGGCAGCCAGCACAACGGCGCCGAACAACTCGCCGTCCGGGTCGAGGGACAGGATGTCGTTTCTGCCCTTGTTGTACTCGAGGTAGGCTTCATGCTGTTTTTCCACATCCAGTTCTTTGCCGTCCGCGTCCAGCTTCATCTCTTCCGGCAGCGGATAGGGCACGTCGAAGGGGATCTTTTCACCGGGCTTTTTGAAGGTGACCACGAATTCACCCGGTTCGCCGGCAATCCTCGCAACAACCGTTTCGGTTTTGACCGTGATTTTATCCTCTGCATCCACCTTCTTGATCAGGGAATCGACCACAGGCGGTATCAGATCTTCGTAGGGAACTTCCGTGGGCAGCTGCTTGCGCCAGTTGATAGCGTTGCCGCCCAGGCCCGCCTCTTTCTCGACAATGGTCACATCATAGCCGGTTTGGGCGGCATCCAGAGCTGCCGACATACCGGTAACCCCGCCACCGATGACCAGGATTTTTTTGCTGAGGGACTCCACGATGTGCGGTTCGGGCAGAGCGATCTTCCCCACCCTGGCCATGCCCATCTTGATATAGTCTTCGGCCAGCATCAGGAGACGGTCGTAATGCTCGCCATCCCCTTTCTGCTCCTCGGTCAGGGCTGGATATTCAGAACGCGGGTGCGACCACACCACCTGTTCGCGCAGGTTCACACGGTCGACGATGCATCCGTCAAACTTGAAGACGTCGTAATTGACCCGCCGCGAACATGCCGCAATCACCAGCGTGTTGGTCCCGTCGGCAACGTCTTTTTTGATCAGTTCCACACCTTCCTTGCCGCAGAGAAAGGGATGTGTTTTGACAGGCAGGCCTTCTTCTTCAGGAGCGGCGCACAGATCCTTCATGTCGAGCGCATCCCCGATGCCACAGCCTTCGCAAATATATACACCATATTTTTTATCCATGGATTACCTCCTACCTCCTCACCAGAGTTTGAATCGCTTTCAGGGCCATACCGGTTGCATTCTGATTGGACGACACGACGTCAGCCGGCTTGTTGGCGCATCCTGCTGCAAACATACCGCCTTTGGCGAAATCATTGATGATAAAGCCGTCCTCGTTGTACGTAAGATCGGCCGGCAGTTTCGTGTTGGCCGCCGTGGGCTGCATACCGGTCGCCAGGACCGCCATATCGACGGTCTGATGTATCTTTTCACCGGTAACGGCGTTTTCAGCTACGACCGTGATATTTTTCGATTCGGGGTCTTCGCTCACCTCGGCAACCTTGCCTTTGACAAAAAAGATGTTTTCGTCTTTTTTGAGGTTGTCGTAAAACTTTTCGTAGCGGTAGCCCGGCGCCCTCAGGTCGATGTAGAAGATGTAGATTTTGGCCTCGGGATATCTTTCACGGACGTACGTGGCCTGTTTCATGGATGCCATGCAGCAGATGTAGGAGCAGTAGGGCAGATGGTTCTCGTCACGCGAACCGGCACACTGTACAAAAGCGACGCTTTCCGGCTCCTTGTCGTCCGACGGGCGCAGGATTTTCCCCCTGGTGGGGCCATTGGGCGCAGCCAGCCGCTCCATCATCATATTGGTGATGATATTGGGATACTGGCCGAATCCCAGGGTGTCGATTTTAGTGGCGTCGTAGGGTTCCCATCCCGTCGCCCACACCACCGCACCGACCTGCAGATCGATGGTCTTCGTTTCCATGGCCAGATCGACGGCGTCATACTTACAGGCTTCTTTGCATTTCTGGGCATCGTCGGTACCGATGATCTGGGGAGAAATGACATAGCGTGACGGAAAAGCCATTTCAAAGGGCAGGTACGCGCCTTTGACCTTTTTCATGCCGAAATCGAAATCGCTCTCGATCTCGGTTTCACAGGCAGCCGCGCACTCGCCGCAGCAGGTACAGTTCTCGTTGACATACCTGGGTGACAGTTCGATGGAAACGTCGTAGCTGCCGGGGGTGCCGCTCACCTTGGTCACCTGCGCCAAGGTAAACACCTTGATCCGCGGATTGTCCTTGATTCTCCTGAAGTTGATTTCCAGACCACAGGTCGGGGGGCAGAGTTTCGGAAAATACTGATTCAACTGCGACACTCTTCCACCGAGGTAAGGATTTTTTTCGACCAGGAACACTTCGTGCCCCACTTCGGCAGCTTCCAGGGCTGTGGTCAAGCCGCTGATCCCGCCGCCTACCACCAAAATGCCTCCACTAGCAGGGGCTGCTTTGTCTTCTGTCATACTATCCCTCCGTGTTTAAAAGCTTAGTTTATTTAATAACAACAATATATTAAGCGGTACCCTTCTGAAACGTGCAGCACTTGCCTGGAATATGCGGCATACTCCAACCGAGAGCTTCACGCTCCAGACCTGTTGGATATAGCCCGGAAAGTATGGATGCCATGTTAATAAAAACCTCCAGGCGTCTTGCGACACCTGGAGGTATATTGCATCGACTAGAACATCGTCGACTGTTGATTAATCCGGAATGATCTGAATGTAGTCTCTCTTGAAGACATCCCATTCCCCTGCTTTCGGATCATATTTGGAGTTGACGAAGGCGAACCAGTTCTCGTCATCCTGGCCGGGATAGTCGGCCTGATAGTAGAAACCGGGGTAGCGGGTTTCTTTACGGAACTGGATGTGGCGCAGGTGAGCCTCGACCGTCCAGATGCGGTGCTCGATCTCCCAGCATCGCATAAGCTCATGCAGGTCGCCGGCCGCCAGCTTTTCGCAGTCTTCGCGCATGACCTGCAGCAGCTCCATGACGATCTCCAGGTTCTTGCTGGTGGTCATGTAGTAGGTGGCCGTTCCACCGCCGTACTCGTTGGTTGCCTTCATGAGGCGCAGCGCCATGCCGGCCGGTTTCACGTAGGCCGGGTTGACGTCTTCCATGGTGGTGTAAGCGCAGTTGTCCAGGTAGGTCCTGACCGGTTTGTAAACCAGATCGACCAGTTCCTCGTTGGACCTGGCCAGAGCGGGAGTGAAATCAGCATGGTCCTTGGCAAAACGGACAGCCTGCTTGATGGCCATGCGGCCCTCGGCATGTGATCCGGAGGAGAACTTGTGGCCGGAGCAGCCCACGCCGTCACCGGCGGTGAAGAGGCCGTTGACCGTGGTCATGCGGTTGTAAACCTTGCCGTTGTCGGCCTTGATCTTGTAAGCATCCGGTATCCAGTCAAGGTCCGGACCGGAGGTCCAGAGGCCGCAGCATCCGGAGTGAGACCCGAGCAGATACGGTTCGGTGGGCATGACTTCGGAGTTTTTCTTTTCAGGCTCGGTGTCGGTCGCACACCACAGGTTGGCCTGGCCGCAAGTCATGTCAAGGAAGTCTTCCCAGGCTTCCGACTCGAGATGCTTGAGCTCTTTCTTGTCCATGGTTTCACCAAGCGCTGCCAGAGCGCTAACCGTGTCCATGAGGATCGGACCGCGGCCCTCTTTCATCTCGAACAGCATCAGGTGGTTACGCAGACAGGTCGGGGTGATGGCGGCCGTCCCGTAGGGAGCGTATTTTTCCAGCTCGGCTTTGGCGGCGTCGCTGCCGGCAAAGGCTTCGCCCAGACCGTTGAGGGTTTTGGCCTTGAAGAGCAGGAACCATGCGCCCACAGGACCGTAACCGTCTTTAAAACGGGCCGGGGTGAAGCGGTTTTCCATCATGGAGAGTTCGGCACCGACCTTCATGCACATGGTGTAGGTTGAACCGGCATTCCATACGGGATACCAGGCACGGCCCTTGCCTTCGCCGACGGAACGGGGCTGGTAAATGTTTACCGCACCGCCGCAGGCAACCATCATGGACTTACACTTGATGATGTAGACCTTGTTTTCACGAACGGAGAAACCGACGGCGCCGGCAATCGTGTTTTCTTTGTTGGCGTCCAGCAGCAGCTCGACGATGAAGCAACGCTCGATGACGTTGTCTTCGCCGATGGCTTTCTTGGCAGCTTCAGCCACGATTCTTTTATAGGATTCGCCGTTGATCATGATCTGCCATTTACCGGTGCGTACCGGGGTGGCGCCTGATTTCAGCGTACCCATCTTCTGGCCTTTCTTGCCGTCCAGGTTTTTCCCCTCGTCGTCTTTCTTCCAAACCGGAAGTCCCCACTCCTCGAACAGGTGAACGGAATCGTCCACGTGGCAACCCAGATCGAAAATCAGGTCTTCGCGGACGATGCCCATCAGGTCGTTGCGGACCATACGGACATAGTCATCGGGGGTGTTGTCGCCGATATAGGTGTTGATGGCGGACAGACCCTGAGCCACGGCGCCACTTCTTTCCATGGCGGCCTTGTCGCACAGCAGAACAGTCTGGTCGTCGCCGAGCCATTTCTTTACCTCAAATGCAGATCCGCAGGCAGCCATGCCGCCGCCGACGATCAAAACGTCAACTTCACGTTCTTCGACTTCAGGATCCCTAACGGCCTTGAGTTCGCCTTTGGGTTTATTCGGTAATGCCATATTCTATCCTCCTTAAACGGTTATCTATCTGTGTTGATTCTGATTTACTGAATGTTCCGAAAAAAACCCCGACTAGACGGTCGCCTGAGGTGTCGGGATGGTGTAACCGTCCGCCTCTTCCGTTGACAGCAGGCCGCTCTCGATGTCCTGACCTTTGAGGTCGGCATATTCGTTGGCAGCACCTTCAGCAGTTGTCCGGATGGGGAACTTGAAGCGTTTGATGGTCCCGTTTCTGAACTTGCAGGTCCACATAACGTCTTCGGTACCGAGCATTGGCATTACGCTGCTTCCCAGCGGTACGAAATCCGAGTACCCGCGAACTTCGATAGCCTGGGTGGGGCAAATTTTCACACATGAAAAACATTCCCAGCACTGATCCGGCTCCTGGTTGTAAGCTTTCATTTCGTTGGGCTCGAGAACCATCAGGTCGTTGGGACAAATGTACATACAAGCCGTTTTGTCCCCGCCCTTGCAGCCGTCACATTTTTCCTGAATTACAAAACTTGGCATTTACAATACCTCCTGAGTTTTTTTTTGTAAAAAATCTCACTATTCAATTTACGTTAACTTTTTCCTCAAATATGGAAACAACTCTTAGCCGTCACACCTCCCTTCTAGTCCAAAATCGTGATATTTTGGCCAATTTTTTATCTTCCCTCCTAGTTTGGCTATAATATTTTCCGATCTGTTTGCACTGAAATATTATAGATTTGAACGCCGTTTTCAACGGTGACGAAAATCATTCGCCGATTTTTGAAAAAAACTAGTTTTTCTTTAAAAATCAGCAGGATATAAGCAATCCAAGATAGAATCAATATCATTCAGCATTGGGCTTGTCAAGAACTTTTGGGCCTTGAAATTTCAAATATCCCGTTTTGAGGCCTCCCGGTCCTGACAGGCTCAATATGTTGATTTTTTTTTGTATTTTTCACCATATATTGTAGTCGCCGGTCGAAATGTTCCCTTCGCAGGATCGTTTCTCTCAACCGCCCATCTTTCTGTTGACTTTCGCCGGCAATCCGGCTTCAACAGGGGTCATGGAAAACGAATTCACACCCTTGGATCTCGACCAAGCCTTCCGGTTTGACCGCCATCAAAACGTCTCCCTGCTGCGCCTCGGGCACGGATATGTCGAACGGTTGTTAGGTGGAACCCTGTGAGCCGTAAAGTCGCGCTGGTGCTCGGAGCCGTCAAGGGCATTGGAATGGGCGTCGGGCTTGCCCTCGCCCGCCAGGGCATGGACGTCGCTCTGACCTATTACGATTGGGAAGAAAGCCTTGCAAAGATGCAGGCGGCCTTTCGGGAAACCAACGCCGATCACCTGATCATCCGGGCCGACCTGCGGGAGACCGATGGCATACCCAGCGTCATCGAGCGGGTCCTCGAGCGTTTTGGGCGCATAGACATTCTCATCAACAACATCGAACGCGGCGGGTGGCCCATCGTGCACGGAGCGTACACCGAGGACCAGTGGGATCTCGAACAGGCGACCACCCTGCGCGCCAAGCAGTGGCTGTTTTCAGCCGCCCTCCCGCACCTCAGGGCATCCGGCGAAGGCGCCGTGATCAACATCTCATCCATCGCGGGCATCGTGGGAAGAAGCGGACCGGCCAGCCTGGTGTTCAACGACGGCTACGCGGCCGCCAACCGCGGCATCTCGATGCTGACGGAAACCTGGGCGCGACTGGGCGCCCCCGATGTCCGCGTCAATGAAATCATGCTGGGCCTTTTCGAGACCAGGCATGCGGAAGGCACCCGCGGCTGGGGGCTGCTGTCTGAAAAGCAGAAGGCCGCGTTGGTGGAGCACACCCTGCTTGGCCGCACCGGTAGGATTTCCGATATCGTCAAAGCGGTCGATTTTCTAATCAACGGCGCCCCGTACATGACCGGAACCGTATTGCGTCTCGACGGCGGATACGTTCTTGGAGGGGAGAAGATTCTGCCCATGCCGGAGGGCATCCTCTGATGCCGGCTTATGGCTTGTGGCTGGTAGCGGGTGGCAGATGGTTACCCTGCGACACGCCGTGGAAAAGCAGACAACCACCGAACGATCGTCACCGCGGTCGGATCTTCTTCGACGTAATCCCCCACACAAACAGTTTGACCCAGTCAAAACCGAATTTCAGCAACTCCAGGTCATCGGATTTTATCCTTTTCAAAAGGGCGGTCTTGACCCTGTAGCGTTTGAGGAAGCTGCTTCCCCACACGAACTCGCGGAAACGGTCGATGTTGTACGTCGCCATGAAAGCCATTTTGGCCCTGGCCCCTTCGGGGCCTTCGCGCCCCCAGGGGTCCCGCTGAAAAAGGGCCTTGATCCGTGACCACTCGAGGGTCATCTTGTTGTACCGTTCGGCTTCCTGGTCGGCAGCCCATGTCGCGGCGGTCCAGGACCGATCCTCGTGCTGCCCCATGCAGAAATCGGGCGGACGGAAAAAGCAGACCAGCCGGCTCTCTCCAGGATCCGCCCCCCGATACAACCCCTGTTCCACCGGAAACGTGCGGCATGAGTCCGGACGATCCGCGTAGACCCGACACCCCGCTTCCGACAGCCAGGGGCAGGTTTTTTCCGCATTGTCCGCCATCCTCAACAAGATGTCCGGAAAAAAACTCCCCTCCCGCAGCACCACATCCACGTAGCGGTCGATAAACGCGTCCGAGGTCACTCCCAGGGCGGTTTTCAACCGCAGCACATCGTAGGGATAGAGAAACAGATTGAGGTTTCGGCAGCATCGATTGAAACAGGAGATATCAGGATGGCAGCGGAATTTAAATGTGTCTCCCGCTTTGATGAATCGCCCGGGCAGACTTTCGAGATCGTCGGTGGTAATTGATTTCATAATAATTGTCAAACTGACGTTTCACCCCTTCCCAGCATGGGTCATTAGAACGTCCCGATCATTTCGGCAATCGTCAGCTTCAAACCGCCATTTACGCCGGCGGTCACCCGAAACGCCTTCTCCAGATGGGCCATCGCCTTGTAAAATGGCGTGCGGTCCAGGGAAAATTCGACACCGCATTGCCTCTGCACCTCAAAGGAAGCACAGCCGGCCCCCCGCACGATTTTTCCCCCGGGATGGTGCAGTTCGTGCGGTATACCATGCAGGCGGCAAATCATGGGACGGTACGCATAAACAACGCAACGCCCATCCCCATTCAGGGGGCACCACACCGTCACCGGGCTGCCCGCGGCGTCCGCCGCCGCATATTTCCTGCGGTTTTCGCCGGCCTTTTTTTTCACGACTTCCTTTTCCCGGGCCGTCAGTTCCATAACCCCCCTGTAGATCGACAGGTACTCGAGAAAGGTGTGATGGTGAAAACGCGTCCTGCAGCAGTTTTCTTCACACCCCCGGCACACGAAACCGCAGCGTTCGGCTGCCTCCGCATAGCCTGCATCCATGGCCTTGAAAACCAAAAACAGCCGGTCTAACCAGGTCGACAGTCTGTCGGGGTCCTCTCTTATTCTGTCGATGGCGGCACGCATTCAAACCTGCGGCATGGGAAAAAACAGACGTTCGTAAAGTGCCATGGCATAGCGGTCGGTCATGCTGGCAATGAAATCGCAAACGACTCTTTCGCGGGTGCCCCCATTGCGGTAGATGCCGCCCATTTCCATCGCGGCGAGCTCGCTTTCCAGCATGTCGTCATGGTCGAGAAAGTAGGCGTACAGTTCCGAAAGAATTTTCTTGGCCTTGATAAATTCATTGTGCACGAGCGGCGATCGGTACACGTTCTCGTACAGAAACTGCCGCAGAATCGTCATGGCGCCGAACACTTCGTCGCTCATGCCGAGCACCAGTTCGTTGCCCTCGACCCTGCTCGAAAAAACAAGATCGTTGATCATGGTGGCGGCCCGCTCCCAGTGCGTGCCTCCCAGAATTCGCACACACGCCTCGGGTACCTGCGCAGCGGCCACCACCCCGCTGCGGATGGCATCGTCCAGATCATGGTTGAGATAAGCCATAATGTCGGCAACCCGGACCACCCGGCCTTCGATGGTGCCGGGCAGCTCCTCCGGGTCGTCGGGGATAATTTTTCCATACCCTTTGGAGTGTTTTAAAATCCCGTCGCGAACCTCCCAGGTGAGGTTGAGGCCGTTGCCGTCGTTTTCCAACACCTCGACTACCCTCAGGCTCTGGGAGTGGTGAGAATAGCCGGGTGAAAATATTTCCTTCAGCACCGTTTCGCCGCCGTGCCCGAAAGGCGTGTGCCCGATGTCATGCCCCAGGGCAATCGCCTCGGCCAGGTCTTCGTTCAAAAACATGGCGCGGGCGATGGTCCTGGCTATCTGCGCAACCTCCAGCGTATGGGTCAACCGGGTCCGGTACTCGTCCCCCAAAGGCCGCAGAAAGACCTGGGTTTTGTGTTTCAGCCGCCTGAACGCATTGGAATAGACGATGCGGTCCCGGTCCACCTGGAAGGCGGTCCTGATGGGGCAGGCGGCCTCGGTCGATTCCCGCCCCCTTGAATTGGCGCTCTGGCACCCGAAAGGGGACATAAAATTTTTTTCCCGCTTTTCAAAATTTTCCCGAATGGACATTCCGTCTGGCATGGCATGCATCTCCGGCAAAAGCCCCACACCGTTTTTCGAAGGCAAGCGAAAATCCCGTCATTCCGGCGGGTCGACGTGGTGCTTCACCATACTGAAATTAAAAACAAACCATCAATTAATAATTACCATGTTGTTTGTGTCCCCTTGAGGTTTACAACGGCACCTGGAAACATTAACATAAATACATCAGCTTAGGTCAAGCGTTTCAAACGCTACGCATGATCAAAATCAAAAACAGCCGCGAAAAGGCATTTTTCCATGCGTCTGATGAAGAGTCATAAAGCCTTGAGCGGCAAAAAGCAAAAAGAAACGCACCCAATACCGCAGCCGGGTATCCCTAACCGGAGCGTGACCGCGTTTTAAACCGACAGGAGCGCCGAAGATGAAGGGACACCATTTGATACTGGGTGAACTCAGCGACACCATCACCGGTGAAACCCTTCAGGACACCCACGATGAACGGTATCGGCAGAAAATCGCCGCCCTGCTGGTGAATGAGAAGGGGTTCTCCCGGAGAGAGATCAAGCCGCGGCTGCCGTTGAAAATAAAGGCCGGGGAAAAATGCGCCGTTATTCCGGTCGATTTCGGCATATATCTCGACGAAACATGCTGCATGCTGATCAAATACGGACCGGGGTCGCTGGTGACGCGCCACCGTCCGGCCCTGGCGGCTTCCCGCCTGCTGGTTGCCTATCAGATCCCCGTTGTGGTCGTGACCAATGGTGTGGAGACCGATGTGCTCGACGGCCACACCGGTAAAATAACGGCCCGGGGGTTCGATGGCATCCCCGACAGAGCCGCGCTGCTGCAACGCGTGGAAGGGGTGCATTTCACCCCGGTCCACCCTGCAAGGGCCGAAAAGGAATCCCGAATCGCTTACGCCTTCGAGGTGGACGGCAGTTGCCCCTGTGACGACACGATCTGCAAAATAACCGGTTGACGGGCAATCGAAAAAGATGGTTGGCCGTCAACCGGTTATTTTGTATATACGCCATTAATTGGCGTGCCGGCGGAAATGATCTTTCTAAATTTGCCATATAGGTTTTCATTCTAAACAGTTCCTTTGCATCCAATGCCGGTAGCGCCGGCCGGGAATGAAGGGCGTATGCAGCACGAATTTTTCATGCAAGCGGCCTTGAAAGAGGCTGAAAAAGCATTATTATCCGGTGAATTTCCTGTCGGCTGCGTGGTGGTCAGCGACGGCCGCATCATTGCCAAAGGCTCCCGCAGCGGAACCGCCGGCCCATCGGCCAATGAACTGGACCACGCGGAAATCGTGGCTCTGCGGCAGGTCGATGGCCTGAAGGGTGCGCCGGATCCATGCACAATGACCATTTACAGCACCATGGAGCCGTGCCTCATGTGTTTCGGCGCTATTCTGATCAACGGCATCGAACGGATTGTCTATGCCTATGAAGATGTGATGGGAGGCGGTACCCGCTGTCCGCTGGACGCCATGCCCCGGATTTACAGCAACAAAAATATTTCTATTGTTTCCAATATATTGAGAAATGAAAGCCTCGACCTTTTCAAAACGTTTTTCTCGAATACAGATAACACCTATTGGCGGGGCAGCCTGCTGGCCGAATACACCCTGGCCCAGTAGAGAAATTATTTTTATTGCATTTTTTTCTTGCATTTCCTAAGGTTGTTGTATAAGCGACTATCGAAAAATTGTTGGTTGTTTTTTCAATGAATGCAGAAACATCTGGAGTTGGATCATCAATACGCGCCATTTCCGGTCAGCCCGGTTAGGGAGGTGAAAGTATAGTTTTCCCAAGACGAACAAACAGGCCGCAACGTTCTGACAGAACCAATATCAACAAGAACATCAGAGCGAAGGAAGTCAGGGTCATCGACCCCGACGGTGAACAGATCGGCGTTATTCCAACGTATAAAGCGCTTGCCATCGCCGGCGATCACGGTTTGGATCTCGTGGAGGTTTCGCCCAACGCGAATCCCCCCGTCTGTAAAATCATGGACTACGGACGGTACAAGTACGAGCAGACAAAAAAACAGCAGGAGGCGAAGAAGAAGCAAAGCACTTTTCAGGTGAAAGAGATCAAAATACGCCCGAAAACCGGAGAACACGACCTGAACACCAAGTTGAACCATATCAAGCGGTTCATCGACAAAAAGGACAAGGTCAAGGTCACCGTAATTTTCAGGGGACGGGAAATAACCTTGTCCAACAGGGGACGGGAACTGCTTCAGCTTATTGCCGAAAGTGCCGAAGAATTTGCCAGCGTGGAACAGGCTCCCAAGTTCGAGGGCAGAATCATGACCATGGTGCTGGCTCCCAAATAAAACCTGTTTACATTATCTATTATACGAACCACCCCACTGAAGCGATAGGCACCTGGTAGGCGCTGCGGCGCTCAACGAGCGGTCTGCAACCTCATTGATGACAATAATTCTGGCGTGGGCTGACACACGGTAGCGATGCTCACGCCATCTATTTTTTTAAAAAGGAGTGAACTGAACATGCCGAAAATTAAAACCAATCGGGCTGCAGCCAAGCGGTTCCGCAAAACTGGATCGGGCAAATACGCCTTCTCGAAATCACATGCCAACCACATCCTGACCAAAAAGACCACCAAACGCAAACGCGCCCTGAGGCAGGGGCAGTTGGTCAAGAAGTCCGACATGAAGGAAGTGCGGCTGCTGCTGCCCAACTAACCAACCGTCGTATAACGAATAACGTTTTCAGGAGGAATATATCATGCGGGTTAAAAGAGGATTCAAGGCGAGACATCGCCGTAAAAAAGTGCTGAAGCTGGCCAAGGGGTTTCGCGGCGGTCGCAGCAAGCTTTTCAGGACGGCGGCTGACGCCGTGGACAAGGCGCTCATGTATGCATACCGTGACCGCCGGGCCAGAAAGCGCGATTTCAGGCGGCTGTGGATCACGCGGATCAATGCTGCGGCGCGTATGAACGACATCTCTTACAGCAAATTCATTCATGGCCTGAAAAGGGCCGAAATTGAACTCGACCGCAAGGTTCTGGCCGAACTGGCGGTTTCGGACCCGGCCGGCTTCGCGAAAATAGCCCAGCTTGCTGCTCAAAACGCCTGACAACGGATTCACCGTGGATAGCTTAGATCAAACCGAAAAAAGGGCCCTCGACGAATTGGGTGCGGCTGCAACCGTGGAAGCCGTCAATACC
It contains:
- a CDS encoding CoB--CoM heterodisulfide reductase iron-sulfur subunit A family protein produces the protein MTEDKAAPASGGILVVGGGISGLTTALEAAEVGHEVFLVEKNPYLGGRVSQLNQYFPKLCPPTCGLEINFRRIKDNPRIKVFTLAQVTKVSGTPGSYDVSIELSPRYVNENCTCCGECAAACETEIESDFDFGMKKVKGAYLPFEMAFPSRYVISPQIIGTDDAQKCKEACKYDAVDLAMETKTIDLQVGAVVWATGWEPYDATKIDTLGFGQYPNIITNMMMERLAAPNGPTRGKILRPSDDKEPESVAFVQCAGSRDENHLPYCSYICCMASMKQATYVRERYPEAKIYIFYIDLRAPGYRYEKFYDNLKKDENIFFVKGKVAEVSEDPESKNITVVAENAVTGEKIHQTVDMAVLATGMQPTAANTKLPADLTYNEDGFIINDFAKGGMFAAGCANKPADVVSSNQNATGMALKAIQTLVRR
- the aprA gene encoding adenylyl-sulfate reductase subunit alpha, translating into MALPNKPKGELKAVRDPEVEEREVDVLIVGGGMAACGSAFEVKKWLGDDQTVLLCDKAAMERSGAVAQGLSAINTYIGDNTPDDYVRMVRNDLMGIVREDLIFDLGCHVDDSVHLFEEWGLPVWKKDDEGKNLDGKKGQKMGTLKSGATPVRTGKWQIMINGESYKRIVAEAAKKAIGEDNVIERCFIVELLLDANKENTIAGAVGFSVRENKVYIIKCKSMMVACGGAVNIYQPRSVGEGKGRAWYPVWNAGSTYTMCMKVGAELSMMENRFTPARFKDGYGPVGAWFLLFKAKTLNGLGEAFAGSDAAKAELEKYAPYGTAAITPTCLRNHLMLFEMKEGRGPILMDTVSALAALGETMDKKELKHLESEAWEDFLDMTCGQANLWCATDTEPEKKNSEVMPTEPYLLGSHSGCCGLWTSGPDLDWIPDAYKIKADNGKVYNRMTTVNGLFTAGDGVGCSGHKFSSGSHAEGRMAIKQAVRFAKDHADFTPALARSNEELVDLVYKPVRTYLDNCAYTTMEDVNPAYVKPAGMALRLMKATNEYGGGTATYYMTTSKNLEIVMELLQVMREDCEKLAAGDLHELMRCWEIEHRIWTVEAHLRHIQFRKETRYPGFYYQADYPGQDDENWFAFVNSKYDPKAGEWDVFKRDYIQIIPD
- the aprB gene encoding adenylyl-sulfate reductase subunit beta, translated to MPSFVIQEKCDGCKGGDKTACMYICPNDLMVLEPNEMKAYNQEPDQCWECFSCVKICPTQAIEVRGYSDFVPLGSSVMPMLGTEDVMWTCKFRNGTIKRFKFPIRTTAEGAANEYADLKGQDIESGLLSTEEADGYTIPTPQATV
- a CDS encoding SDR family oxidoreductase → MSRKVALVLGAVKGIGMGVGLALARQGMDVALTYYDWEESLAKMQAAFRETNADHLIIRADLRETDGIPSVIERVLERFGRIDILINNIERGGWPIVHGAYTEDQWDLEQATTLRAKQWLFSAALPHLRASGEGAVINISSIAGIVGRSGPASLVFNDGYAAANRGISMLTETWARLGAPDVRVNEIMLGLFETRHAEGTRGWGLLSEKQKAALVEHTLLGRTGRISDIVKAVDFLINGAPYMTGTVLRLDGGYVLGGEKILPMPEGIL
- a CDS encoding YkgJ family cysteine cluster protein gives rise to the protein MKSITTDDLESLPGRFIKAGDTFKFRCHPDISCFNRCCRNLNLFLYPYDVLRLKTALGVTSDAFIDRYVDVVLREGSFFPDILLRMADNAEKTCPWLSEAGCRVYADRPDSCRTFPVEQGLYRGADPGESRLVCFFRPPDFCMGQHEDRSWTAATWAADQEAERYNKMTLEWSRIKALFQRDPWGREGPEGARAKMAFMATYNIDRFREFVWGSSFLKRYRVKTALLKRIKSDDLELLKFGFDWVKLFVWGITSKKIRPR
- a CDS encoding deoxyguanosinetriphosphate triphosphohydrolase translates to MSIRENFEKREKNFMSPFGCQSANSRGRESTEAACPIRTAFQVDRDRIVYSNAFRRLKHKTQVFLRPLGDEYRTRLTHTLEVAQIARTIARAMFLNEDLAEAIALGHDIGHTPFGHGGETVLKEIFSPGYSHHSQSLRVVEVLENDGNGLNLTWEVRDGILKHSKGYGKIIPDDPEELPGTIEGRVVRVADIMAYLNHDLDDAIRSGVVAAAQVPEACVRILGGTHWERAATMINDLVFSSRVEGNELVLGMSDEVFGAMTILRQFLYENVYRSPLVHNEFIKAKKILSELYAYFLDHDDMLESELAAMEMGGIYRNGGTRERVVCDFIASMTDRYAMALYERLFFPMPQV
- a CDS encoding type I restriction enzyme HsdR N-terminal domain-containing protein, with amino-acid sequence MKGHHLILGELSDTITGETLQDTHDERYRQKIAALLVNEKGFSRREIKPRLPLKIKAGEKCAVIPVDFGIYLDETCCMLIKYGPGSLVTRHRPALAASRLLVAYQIPVVVVTNGVETDVLDGHTGKITARGFDGIPDRAALLQRVEGVHFTPVHPARAEKESRIAYAFEVDGSCPCDDTICKITG
- a CDS encoding nucleoside deaminase translates to MQHEFFMQAALKEAEKALLSGEFPVGCVVVSDGRIIAKGSRSGTAGPSANELDHAEIVALRQVDGLKGAPDPCTMTIYSTMEPCLMCFGAILINGIERIVYAYEDVMGGGTRCPLDAMPRIYSNKNISIVSNILRNESLDLFKTFFSNTDNTYWRGSLLAEYTLAQ
- the infC gene encoding translation initiation factor IF-3: MRAKEVRVIDPDGEQIGVIPTYKALAIAGDHGLDLVEVSPNANPPVCKIMDYGRYKYEQTKKQQEAKKKQSTFQVKEIKIRPKTGEHDLNTKLNHIKRFIDKKDKVKVTVIFRGREITLSNRGRELLQLIAESAEEFASVEQAPKFEGRIMTMVLAPK
- the rpmI gene encoding 50S ribosomal protein L35, producing MPKIKTNRAAAKRFRKTGSGKYAFSKSHANHILTKKTTKRKRALRQGQLVKKSDMKEVRLLLPN
- the rplT gene encoding 50S ribosomal protein L20, which codes for MMRVKRGFKARHRRKKVLKLAKGFRGGRSKLFRTAADAVDKALMYAYRDRRARKRDFRRLWITRINAAARMNDISYSKFIHGLKRAEIELDRKVLAELAVSDPAGFAKIAQLAAQNA